The following proteins are co-located in the Sphaeramia orbicularis chromosome 24, fSphaOr1.1, whole genome shotgun sequence genome:
- the cenpw gene encoding centromere protein W — protein sequence MLKKAPKLKSTIKAKTTSKLNVRPASEAMVELLTLMFLNSLAEEAKAKAFEEKSAIIRANHVKAVSKKILKKARG from the exons ATGCTGAAGAAGGCTCCAAAactaaaaagtacaattaaagcGAAAACAACGAGTAAACTTAACGTGAGGCCTGCGTCGGAGGCGATG gtgGAGTTGCTGACACTGATGTTTCTAAACAGCCTGGCAGAGGAGGCTAAGGCCAAAGCTTTTGAGGAGAAGTCTGCGATAATTAGAGCTAACCACGTCAAAGCAGTCTCCAAG AAAATCCTGAAAAAGGCCAGAGGATGA
- the LOC115415652 gene encoding R-spondin-3-like isoform X2, which produces MRISLFIWILHFMNLTKGQDSTKLMPYRRNSSVSRLCPAGCATCSALNGCLSCKPRLFFHLELDGMRQRGTCLSSCPRGHYGMRSPYINTCTKCRDDCASCFSENFCTRCHLGHFLFRGRCENSCPNGLTADTELRECTECPPGCELCMKRNTCVRCRTDLYFHQGQCHLTCPSGFEPDVQLMQCLAQVHCEVGEWTEWSPCARKRSMRAYRRGEETRTREVLHSPSLYGDPCPHVSEIRKCVIKKRQSLTR; this is translated from the exons ATGCGGATATCATTATTCATTTGGATTCTGCACTTCATGAATCTCACAAAAGGCCAGGATAGCACTAAACTGATGCCATATAGAC GCAATTCTTCAGTGAGCAGACTCTGTCCAGCAGGTTGTGCGACATGTTCAGCGCTGAATGGGTGCTTGTCCTGTAAGCCCCGCCTCTTCTTCCACCTGGAGCTGGATGGGATGAGGCAGAGGggcacctgtctgtcctcctgtccccgAGGCCACTACGGCATGCGATCTCCATACATCAACACCTGCACCA AGTGTAGGGATGACTGCGCCTCCTGTTTCAGTGAAAACTTCTGCACTCGTTGCCACCTGGGTCACTTCCTGTTCCGGGGCAGATGTGAAAACAGCTGTCCAAATGGACTAACGGCAGACACAGAACTACGGGAATGCACAG AGTGTCCTCCAGGTTGCGAGCTGTGCATGAAGAGGAACACATGCGTGAGATGCAGAACAGATCTGTATTTCCATCAGGGACAATGCCATCTCACCTGCCCGAGCGGATTCGAGCCTGATGTGCAGCTGATGCAGTGTCTCGCACAAG TGCACTGTGAGGTCGGGGAATGGACAGAGTGGAGTCCATGTGCTCGTAAACGCAGCATGCGAGCCTACAGGAGGGGAGAAGAGACGCGAACACGAGAAGTCCTGCACTCCCCAAGTCTCTATGGTGACCCCTGCCCACATGTGTCAGAAATCAGAAAGTGTGTTATAAAAAAGCGACAGAGTTTGACAAGGTAA
- the LOC115415652 gene encoding R-spondin-3-like isoform X1, which translates to MRISLFIWILHFMNLTKGQDSTKLMPYRRNSSVSRLCPAGCATCSALNGCLSCKPRLFFHLELDGMRQRGTCLSSCPRGHYGMRSPYINTCTKCRDDCASCFSENFCTRCHLGHFLFRGRCENSCPNGLTADTELRECTECPPGCELCMKRNTCVRCRTDLYFHQGQCHLTCPSGFEPDVQLMQCLAQVSPLIVHCEVGEWTEWSPCARKRSMRAYRRGEETRTREVLHSPSLYGDPCPHVSEIRKCVIKKRQSLTR; encoded by the exons ATGCGGATATCATTATTCATTTGGATTCTGCACTTCATGAATCTCACAAAAGGCCAGGATAGCACTAAACTGATGCCATATAGAC GCAATTCTTCAGTGAGCAGACTCTGTCCAGCAGGTTGTGCGACATGTTCAGCGCTGAATGGGTGCTTGTCCTGTAAGCCCCGCCTCTTCTTCCACCTGGAGCTGGATGGGATGAGGCAGAGGggcacctgtctgtcctcctgtccccgAGGCCACTACGGCATGCGATCTCCATACATCAACACCTGCACCA AGTGTAGGGATGACTGCGCCTCCTGTTTCAGTGAAAACTTCTGCACTCGTTGCCACCTGGGTCACTTCCTGTTCCGGGGCAGATGTGAAAACAGCTGTCCAAATGGACTAACGGCAGACACAGAACTACGGGAATGCACAG AGTGTCCTCCAGGTTGCGAGCTGTGCATGAAGAGGAACACATGCGTGAGATGCAGAACAGATCTGTATTTCCATCAGGGACAATGCCATCTCACCTGCCCGAGCGGATTCGAGCCTGATGTGCAGCTGATGCAGTGTCTCGCACAAG TCTCTCCTCTCATAGTGCACTGTGAGGTCGGGGAATGGACAGAGTGGAGTCCATGTGCTCGTAAACGCAGCATGCGAGCCTACAGGAGGGGAGAAGAGACGCGAACACGAGAAGTCCTGCACTCCCCAAGTCTCTATGGTGACCCCTGCCCACATGTGTCAGAAATCAGAAAGTGTGTTATAAAAAAGCGACAGAGTTTGACAAGGTAA
- the LOC115415650 gene encoding E3 ubiquitin-protein ligase rnf146-like, which produces MAGYEKVDCSVKTLPPSMLIEEVGESVSPSSIPECAICLQSCVHPVRLPCCHVFCFLCVKGASWHSKRCALCRQEVPEDFLERPVLLSPEELKAAAAGVSRGGETGDGSRGDYAWYYEGRNGWWQYDERTSRELEESFAKGRKSTEMLIAGFLYVADLENMVQYRHNEHGRRRKMKRDVVDIPKKGVAGLRLDPEPAPLPAVPVVTPATTQRISLADGSDTTGHSLPAPIGIMASVPPVRPPVLLGRYVTSLQSPSLSALEDSLSQLVITQSEGDEVEGDDEPSHNDEYRPDSSESEEDTQERGRAESVLRRRHWQRPQSDNQPARVSPRGGSSSLPLSLRSRSPDGQCTVTEV; this is translated from the coding sequence ATGGCAGGTTATGAAAAAGTGGACTGTTCAGTGAAAACTCTACCCCCCTCCATGCTGATAGAGGAAGTTGGAGAGTCTGTGAGCCCCAGCAGCATCCCAGAATGTGCCATCTGCCTGCAGAGCTGTGTGCACCCTGTACGCCTCCCCTGCTGCCATGTCTTCTGCTTCCTCTGTGTGAAAGGTGCCTCCTGGCACAGCAAGCGCTGCGCTCTCTGCCGCCAGGAAGTGCCGGAGGACTTCCTGGAGCGTCCAGTACTGCTTTCACCAGAAGAACTAAAGGCAGCAGCTGCAGGAGTGAGCCGAGGTGGAGAGACTGGGGACGGCTCCCGTGGAGACTATGCTTGGTACTATGAAGGGCGTAATGGCTGGTGGCAATATGATGAAAGAACCAGCAGAGAACTGGAGGAGTCCTTTGCCAAAGGCAGAAAGAGCACAGAGATGCTGATTGCAGGTTTTCTGTATGTTGCTGATCTGGAAAATATGGTGCAGTATCGTCATAATGAACACGGACGAAGACGCAAGATGAAAAGAGATGTCGTGGATATTCCCAAAAAGGGAGTGGCAGGGCTAAGGTTAGACCCTGAACCAGCACCTCTCCCTGCTGTACCTGTCGTCACCCCAGCAACAACACAACGGATTAGCTTAGCTGATGGATCGGACACTACAGGTCATTCATTACCTGCACCCATTGGGATTATGGCATCTGTTCCTCCTGTAAGGCCACCAGTTCTGCTGGGCCGTTATGTCACCAGTCTTCAGTCTCCCTCACTCTCAGCCCTGGAAGATTCCCTCTCCCAGCTTGTTATTACCCAGTCAGAAGGGGACGAGGTAGAGGGAGATGATGAGCCGTCACACAATGATGAGTATAGACCCGATAGCAGTGAGAGCGAAGAGGACACACAGGAGAGAGGAAGAGCAGAGTCAGTCCTACGAAGGAGACACTGGCAAAGACCGCAAAGTGACAACCAACCAGCAAGAGTGTCTCCAAGAGGAGGATCATCCAGCTTGCCATTGAGTCTTCGCTCACGAAGTCCTGATGGACAGTGCACTGTGACAGAAGTGTGA
- the LOC115415469 gene encoding uncharacterized protein LOC115415469 isoform X2, whose amino-acid sequence MAAIDLERGLEHGGRGWGQERPELMDNFDSEMQEWEDQLQDIQRKIEKLYNEVQARRGGNDMTADNQKNELECGLGHHGNGLFAPGHHSKNHSGAINMPHHYSNGCNYGPGGYSYPVSHQNGYGYCHTNGVSEIGDLLQDYLGQGKQMSRKNNGARHVHFSDTIKVSEGIPAYQDEIKTRPGNERVGQEQFYGSVEETENRKNRVSHMKNSPRRESSPSKENAGAKPPLRQREASPVQLRPGSQLPMVTTESPALERKTFSPGVLGDRKCGSPSVLRKFGAMLHENEGKLLTESGVVTHQGLATEPKCPTPGCQRKALGATAVGGRVPMRVPTQKCQADCDVLTADAESSQDWGLASDSGRQNHKDQRGGYCSSKGSQPSPQQSQRRSQVVGSPKLKPRVHSGTDRDGGLARKPTPHLGEPKMDYRVSNSSPGAQRIQRGGFVGQSEMAGCGGMRDDGLIELLDMLEIEHKYSSNSRTGHTAYRQDAELANPTEFSTSKPTKSFSRPARPANQRPPSRWASRTPTARITAPSGPMYRPPSPLTRTPSPMTRAPSPALKHRPLMSYSLQTETVIM is encoded by the exons ATGGCAGCCATTGATCTGGAGCGCGGACTGGAACACGGCGGTCGCGGCTGGGGGCAGGAGAGGCCAGAGCTGATGGACAACTTCGACTCAGAGATGCAGGAATGGGAAGACCAGCTGCAGGACATTCAGAGGAAAATTGAAAAG ttgtacaATGAAGTTCAGGCCCGTAGAGGAGGAAATGATATGACCGCTGACAACCAGAAAAATGAGTTGGAGTGTGGCCTAGGACATCACGGTAATGGCCTTTTTGCACCTGGCCATCACAGCAAGAATCACTCTGGAGCTATAAATATGCCACATCACTATAGTAATGGATGTAACTACGGTCCTGGTGGGTACAGCTACCCTGTGAGTCATCAGAATGGCTATGGTTACTGCCACACCAATGGTGTTTCAGAGATCGGAGACTTACTTCAGGATTATTTGGGACAGGGGAAACAGATGAGCCGGAAGAACAATGGAGCTCGCCATGTG CACTTCAGTGACACAATCAAAGTGAGCGAGGGCATCCCAGCATACCAGGATGAGATCAAAACACGACCTGGAAATGAAAG GGTTGGCCAAGAGCAGTTTTATGGCAGTGTTGAGGAGACTGAAAACAGGAAGAATCGAGtgtctcacatgaagaactcCCCTCGTAGAGAGAGTTCCCCCAGTAAAGAGAACGCAGGTGCCAAACCCCCACTTAGACAAAGAGAAGCTTCTCCTGTACAACTACGCCCAGGCTCACAGCTCCCAATGGTAACCACTGAATCTCCCGCTCTGGAGAGAAAGACCTTCAGTCCAGGTGTGCTCGGAGACAGGAAGTGCGGCAGCCCCTCTGTTCTCAGGAAGTTTGGTGCCATGCTCCATGAAAATGAAGGAAAGCTTCTCACTGAATCTGGGGTGGTGACCCATCAGGGACTGGCTACAGAGCCAAAGTGCCCCACCCCTGGCTGTCAGCGCAAAGCTCTGGGAGCCACTGCAGTTGGCGGCAGGGTGCCCATGCGTGTGCCTACCCAGAAATGCCAAGCAGATTGTGACGTGCTGACAGCAGATGCAGAGTCCAGCCAAGATTGGGGGTTAGCGTCAGACTCTGGTAGACAGAACCATAAGGATCAGAGAGGAGGCTACTGCAGCTCTAAAGGGTCCCAGCCCAGTCCTCAGCAGTCCCAGCGGAGATCACAGGTGGTGGGAAGTCCAAAGCTTAAGCCAAGGGTTCACAGTGGGACAGACAGAGATGGAGGACTGGCAAGGAAGCCCACACCCCACCTTGGGGAGCCCAAAATGGACTATAGGGTCTCAAATTCTTCACCTGGAGCTCAGAGGATCCAGAGGGGTGGGTTTGTTGGTCAGTCAGAGATGGCAGGTTGTGGTGGGATGAGGGATGATGGACTTATTGAGCTGCTGGACATGCTGGAGATTGAACACAAGTACAGCTCCAATTCCAGAACAGGACATACCGCCTACAGACAGGATGCAGAGCTG GCAAATCCAACTGAATTTTCCACATCAAAGCCGACAAAGAGCTTCTCTCGCCCGGCACGGCCAGCCAATCAGCGACCTCCGTCCAGATGGGCTAGTCGTACCCCTACTGCCAGGATCACTGCCCCATCAGGTCCAATGTACCGGCCCCCAAGTCCCCTGACTCGTACCCCTAGTCCCATGACACGAGCCCCAAGTCCTGCCCTGAAGCACCGGCCTCTCATGTCCTATTCTCTTCAGACTGAAACTGTCATCATGTGA
- the LOC115415469 gene encoding uncharacterized protein LOC115415469 isoform X1 — translation MAAIDLERGLEHGGRGWGQERPELMDNFDSEMQEWEDQLQDIQRKIEKLYNEVQARRGGNDMTADNQKNELECGLGHHGNGLFAPGHHSKNHSGAINMPHHYSNGCNYGPGGYSYPVSHQNGYGYCHTNGVSEIGDLLQDYLGQGKQMSRKNNGARHVHFSDTIKVSEGIPAYQDEIKTRPGNESRVGQEQFYGSVEETENRKNRVSHMKNSPRRESSPSKENAGAKPPLRQREASPVQLRPGSQLPMVTTESPALERKTFSPGVLGDRKCGSPSVLRKFGAMLHENEGKLLTESGVVTHQGLATEPKCPTPGCQRKALGATAVGGRVPMRVPTQKCQADCDVLTADAESSQDWGLASDSGRQNHKDQRGGYCSSKGSQPSPQQSQRRSQVVGSPKLKPRVHSGTDRDGGLARKPTPHLGEPKMDYRVSNSSPGAQRIQRGGFVGQSEMAGCGGMRDDGLIELLDMLEIEHKYSSNSRTGHTAYRQDAELANPTEFSTSKPTKSFSRPARPANQRPPSRWASRTPTARITAPSGPMYRPPSPLTRTPSPMTRAPSPALKHRPLMSYSLQTETVIM, via the exons ATGGCAGCCATTGATCTGGAGCGCGGACTGGAACACGGCGGTCGCGGCTGGGGGCAGGAGAGGCCAGAGCTGATGGACAACTTCGACTCAGAGATGCAGGAATGGGAAGACCAGCTGCAGGACATTCAGAGGAAAATTGAAAAG ttgtacaATGAAGTTCAGGCCCGTAGAGGAGGAAATGATATGACCGCTGACAACCAGAAAAATGAGTTGGAGTGTGGCCTAGGACATCACGGTAATGGCCTTTTTGCACCTGGCCATCACAGCAAGAATCACTCTGGAGCTATAAATATGCCACATCACTATAGTAATGGATGTAACTACGGTCCTGGTGGGTACAGCTACCCTGTGAGTCATCAGAATGGCTATGGTTACTGCCACACCAATGGTGTTTCAGAGATCGGAGACTTACTTCAGGATTATTTGGGACAGGGGAAACAGATGAGCCGGAAGAACAATGGAGCTCGCCATGTG CACTTCAGTGACACAATCAAAGTGAGCGAGGGCATCCCAGCATACCAGGATGAGATCAAAACACGACCTGGAAATGAAAG CAGGGTTGGCCAAGAGCAGTTTTATGGCAGTGTTGAGGAGACTGAAAACAGGAAGAATCGAGtgtctcacatgaagaactcCCCTCGTAGAGAGAGTTCCCCCAGTAAAGAGAACGCAGGTGCCAAACCCCCACTTAGACAAAGAGAAGCTTCTCCTGTACAACTACGCCCAGGCTCACAGCTCCCAATGGTAACCACTGAATCTCCCGCTCTGGAGAGAAAGACCTTCAGTCCAGGTGTGCTCGGAGACAGGAAGTGCGGCAGCCCCTCTGTTCTCAGGAAGTTTGGTGCCATGCTCCATGAAAATGAAGGAAAGCTTCTCACTGAATCTGGGGTGGTGACCCATCAGGGACTGGCTACAGAGCCAAAGTGCCCCACCCCTGGCTGTCAGCGCAAAGCTCTGGGAGCCACTGCAGTTGGCGGCAGGGTGCCCATGCGTGTGCCTACCCAGAAATGCCAAGCAGATTGTGACGTGCTGACAGCAGATGCAGAGTCCAGCCAAGATTGGGGGTTAGCGTCAGACTCTGGTAGACAGAACCATAAGGATCAGAGAGGAGGCTACTGCAGCTCTAAAGGGTCCCAGCCCAGTCCTCAGCAGTCCCAGCGGAGATCACAGGTGGTGGGAAGTCCAAAGCTTAAGCCAAGGGTTCACAGTGGGACAGACAGAGATGGAGGACTGGCAAGGAAGCCCACACCCCACCTTGGGGAGCCCAAAATGGACTATAGGGTCTCAAATTCTTCACCTGGAGCTCAGAGGATCCAGAGGGGTGGGTTTGTTGGTCAGTCAGAGATGGCAGGTTGTGGTGGGATGAGGGATGATGGACTTATTGAGCTGCTGGACATGCTGGAGATTGAACACAAGTACAGCTCCAATTCCAGAACAGGACATACCGCCTACAGACAGGATGCAGAGCTG GCAAATCCAACTGAATTTTCCACATCAAAGCCGACAAAGAGCTTCTCTCGCCCGGCACGGCCAGCCAATCAGCGACCTCCGTCCAGATGGGCTAGTCGTACCCCTACTGCCAGGATCACTGCCCCATCAGGTCCAATGTACCGGCCCCCAAGTCCCCTGACTCGTACCCCTAGTCCCATGACACGAGCCCCAAGTCCTGCCCTGAAGCACCGGCCTCTCATGTCCTATTCTCTTCAGACTGAAACTGTCATCATGTGA